GAAATAGTAAGATAGGTGATAAATTTACTGAGCTTGGTAATAAATTTAAAATTAACAAAACAGAACTTAGTGATAAGTTAAATATTGAATAATTAAATGTTTGGAACTATTATCGCACTTAATTTAGGAACTTTCCTAACATTAATTTCAATAATTCATTAGGTTTTTGTTGGATAAGAAAGATGAACTTGCTAAAATTCACATTAACTCATAAGCAAATTAACTATGAGTAATCTCTGATTTAATCTTTTTATCACCTTAATTTTTTAAATTTTTATTTTGTCTTTGTTTTAATAACTTTTTCTTTTGATTGCAACGTAATTTCAGGTTCAGTTTTTTTTAACAACAGCTTTTTGAAATTATTATTAAAACTTTACTTATAGTTTTTGTGAAAAGTGTCCAAATATTATTCATAGATGTATGTTATAAATATTATAAAAGGGGATAATAAATAATTTACACTAAAAGGTAACAATATTGCTATAAAGCATACAAAAAAGTGTCAGAATTTATGTTTTGAAAAAATTGTAAAAATAATATTAATATTAAATTTATATATAACAATGGTACCAGAAAATGGATTTGAACAATCTTTTAATTTTATAAGGCTTAGAATATTAATTGTTCATAAAAGGAAATAGGAGAATAATATTCGACACTAAGTAGAATTTACTCTGTGTATTCTTTTTTATTATCCATAAATTTATGTATCACAATGATAGATAGAATGCAAAAAATAAGTATTAATAAAATAAATGTATTTATGATGCTGATCAAACTAGCTAAAACTGAACATGCTATTAATACTAAGAATGAAAATAAACGAGATATTGTGCTATTAATAGAAGTTATGGTGCCTAAAATTTTTGAATCTATATTTTTTCTTAAAAAAAATTCTAAATTATTAGAATAAAGAGAAACTAAAATTACAAGCAATGTTATTATGGTAACAAACATATAAGTGTATGAAATTATTTTTGTTAAAATTGATAATAAAAATATGATACTTAAAATAACATAAGAATCATATCTTGAATGTCTAATTTTTTTAAAAATCCATGCTCCTACAATATTTGAGAAACGCAATAATATATATATAATGCCAAATATGCTAATAGGAACATTTTTATCAATAAAAATTGCTTGCCAGTATAAATAAAAAGGTTGAAAAAAAAACTGAATAGAGCTGATTAAAATAAGTAATTCTATGAATATTTTAGACCTTAATAATATAATTATATTTTTTTTAAAGTGTTTAAGATATAAACTTATATCTTCCTTGTTATAATCCGTATTTTTGTCATTTGATATAAAAAAAATTGTTATTAAAGATGATACGAGATATAAAAATAGTGAAATAATATAAATCTTTTTATCAATATATAAAAACAATATACTTCCTGAATATCCACCTACGATAGCTCCAGTACTTAAAATTATTTTCATAGATGATATGAATGCTTTTAACTTTTTAGAATTATTTTGATATATATGAGTAAAACTAATATCAATTGTACCAGTATTAACTGCAGATGAGACACCATATATAAACCAGGCAATACAAAGCATTATAAATGATGATGTTTTAAAGATAATAAAATAAGCAAACATTGATAAGAAAATTGACGATAAATAAACAATTTTTCTGTCAAAAATATCTGATATTATGCCTGAAGGAAGTTCAAAAAAAATAATTGCTAACATATAAAACATTTGCACTATAGCAATATCTCTTAATTTTAAACCTTTGTTTATTAAAATAATAGTTAAAACAGCATGTGGTAATGTTCTTGCAAATTCTGATAAAAATAATGAATAAAAATAATATCTTTGATGTTTATCTTCTATCATAAATTTTTATTACACTTGCAAAATTTATTTTTTTCAATATTAATTGAATGTAATGAAAAATCATGGTTACTAATACCGATTCTTTTATTTAAAGAATTAATGTTTTTATATTCACCGCCAAAATAAAATATTATATCAATAATAGCCATACTTGAGGCAATTGCATTGTTTGTAAAAAAAGAAGGAGCTTGATAATCCTTATTTGCAAGTGTTATCTTGTCTTCTATTATAGAAGATGATGACATTTTTACAACTCCAATATCAGTACAATAAGAACAAGAAGAAATATTAGGAATATAAAATGGACCAATGACTGAGAAATCATTAAGATAGCCAATATTTATAAATGGAACAGAATGCTCAATACAAAATTTATTAATTAAAGGTAGACAATAATCATCATCTGCTGACAATACTATTAAAGATGGTTTAATTTTTGAATTACACAAAATACTTTTTAGTAATTTCGTTGAAACTTTTTGTTTATATTTTTGGGTTTTAATAGTTTTGTTTATTGATCTTATTTTTTTTTCAATTATATCTACTTTATTAGCCCCTATAAAATCATAATCAAATAGAAATTGTCTATTTAAATTAGATTCTTCTATTTTATCTTCGTCTATAAAAGTTATAAATCCTAATCCTAAAGTAGAAAGAGAATAAGTCATAAAATTGCCAATACCGCCACATCCAATAATAATAATATGTTTTTTTTCTAAATTGAAATTTTCTGGATTTGTTAATAAAAGATCTAAGAAATATTTATTTTTTAGGTAAATGTTATTTTGAGCATGTGTATGTGTATAAAAGGGAATTAATATTTTATTATCTAAAGCTAACTTAATAATTTTATTATCAATATGGTTTTCGCTAGCAAACGATATTAATTCTTCGTATGTTTTTTTCTCCTGTGCAAATATTACAATGTCTAGTAGTTTTTCAAAAAGATTATCATCTACTTCAATTTGAAATTGCCCTAAATTAACAAGATTGCCCAAAGTGGATTTATTAAAGAATGAAGTTGGATTTTTTATATAAATCATTTTTATAACCTCTGAATATTTAAAATCAAGCATACCAAACTTTTTATCATCATTTGGTATGCTTGATTTTAAATATTAGTTAAGTGTTTTTCCACGCATAACATTTACCTCCATTAAATATATATATTTAATAATATTAAAAAATATCTTTAATTTCAAGATATTAAAAAATAAATTTATATTTAATTTTAATTTTTTCATTTTTATTCAATTGCTGAGTATTAAAAATACTTAATTGCACTTTGATTCTTGTTTTTGATACATATTTTATTTTTTTATTAAAAAATATCAAAATGAAAATTTTAATATTTGGATATTAAAGGTTAAATTTGATTTAATATAAAGCACTACTGTTGTTTGTCGGTGCATAACAAATTCAAGATAAAATCAATAGCTGTTTTATGACAATCTTTATTGACAGAATATATCTGTAAATATTCCATATTTTATGCATGAAATTAATTTCATGCATTCTTAATTACTATTTTTTAAATTCTTAAATTTTGTTTGAAGCTTTCCAAGCAAATTTTTTCTATTAAAAAAAATTTCGTCCAATATAAAACTAGTAAATTTTGGATTTTTTTTATAAAAGTCATAGCTTTCTTGTCTTTTAAGTTGAAATTTCAAAGGTTTTATTACATTCTGTTTCGATTTCTTAGTGTTAAACCCTGCTTTATTTCTTAAAGAAAGAATAATATCATGAATTCCATTTTCAATAATGTCTTTTTCCTCAACCAAACCCTCTTGTATAGCATTTGCTATCTTTAAATATTCATAAGCTTGAGTCTTTGCTATTCTATAATGTCGAGTAAATTCTTCAAAATTTTTATATCCATCTAATTTATAATATTCATTATCTTTAATCTCTTTCAAAATTTTCATGCTTTCTATTTTATTTAATATTTCTTTTTGAAAATTAAATACTAATCTCTCTTTCAAATAATTATAATATTCTAATATTTTATTCTCATTAGCTATATCATTTAAAGGATGATTTTCATCTTCAATAACACGTTTTGTTATTTTTATATTCATAATTAATTCTCCCTATTTGTTTTTTCCGTATTACGGAAAAATTCATAAATAGCTGTTTGATATTCTTTTATGTAATCTTTATCAAGATCGAACATATCATTCTGTGCAATTCTTTTATTCAAATCTTCTCTTTCAGATACAACTCCTAGAAAATTGAATTTTTCTTTTATCATACTTAGCAAGTTTTTACGGGTATTATTTTTTTTAAAACGAGTTACTAAAACAAAGATTGGTATATCAAATTTCAATTTTCTTAGAAAAAATTCCAGTATTTCTAGACTTTCAAATGCCCAACGTTCAGCAGTCATTGGTACTATTATATAATCACTTACAACTAATGCATTTGTCAAAATAATGTCTAAACTAGGACTTGTATCAATGATTATGTAATCATATATGTCATATAATAATTTTAAACTTTGTTTGAATCTTAGTTCCTTAAAAGCAATATTATCGTTGTGAAAAAAGTGCAAATTTAAATAACTTGGCAATAAGCTTAAATTGTTATCTATTTTAACGATAGTTGAATTTATATTAATTTTATCAATCAATACTTCATAAATATTTTTGCTGACAAGATTCAAATTTTGATTTTCTAATTTCTCATAAAAATAACTTGTCACTGATGCTTGTGTATCCATATCTATTAAGAGTACCTTATGTTTTTGAGATAAAATGGTAGCAACAAGTAACGCACTTGTGCTTTTCCCAACACCACCCTTAATACTTGCAATAGTTATTACTTTTGGTTTTTTTCTAGCCATATTGTTATAATGAATTCCTCCATTTGGTAATTGTTTTTCATAAAATTTATATACTTCCTTTTTAAATTAATTGGTTGTTAAAGGTCTTTGTATATTTTAACCTTTCTTGTTTGTTTAGAGAATCTTTTTAATAATTTTACAAAGACATTTATTGTTAATTTATCCTTTAATTGATGAAGTAGTATGGCGAATGTGTAGTTTTTTGTGTCTTTTTATTACATTGAGCAGATTTTTGAAGTTTATTCATTATATTTCTAAAATCATTGTATGTGTCATTTTCTATTATAAAGTGTGTTTTATAAAGAATATAATAATGATCGACTATAAACTCATATAAAAAAATATATAAAAAACACAAAAATAAAACAAACCTCAACAAATTCTACTCTTCAAGAACTAGTAGCATTTTACTCAAAATAAAGATGGACTTATAACTACTACTACTATTGTAAATATAGCCAAGGAAATTGTTTTTATGTTAGCTAAGCTCAAAAATAAATCAGATCAAATATGAATATATAAATTTATACATACTAAGGAGAAAAATATTTTCCTTTGTAATCTATTTGAAAATTATATATTATTAATTTCTTAACATTTAATTAAAATAAGATAGATTATTTGATTAATTAGGTCTAGAGTAAGAAGAAATATATGAATGATTTAGTGATAAGGTAGATAGGCTTGATTTTATTTAACTTATCATTTGTTGTATTATATTTGTACCGATTTTATTATGTGTAATCTTTAGTATCAAAATTTTGATGTAGTATTCGTAACTTCCAAGCTAATAGAGATAATGTTATTAATTTGCATTATGGACATTATGAAAATGATATCCTTGAGAAGGATTTTTACTATTTAGAAAATCTGAAAAAATAATTTCAATTTGAAACTTGAATTTTATAATGAGATATATAATGTTAGCAACAACTTTGATTTTAAGATAGACAATGCTAAAAGTGAATTGAAATTTGCTATTGCGATTCTTAATAATTAAATTGTTATTATACGAAAATATATGGATTAATATAATAAATTTGTGATATTCAATTTATTAATATTTACATTAAAGTGTAAGAGTATGATTTTAATTTTAGAAATAGATAATTGTTTAATGATTTATAACTAATATAGGAGATATATGAAATTATTATTTATTGTGGCATATTTTTAAAAATATGCTTGTTAAAATTAGTAAAAGAGAGATTAAAAGAATTAAGAGTTTAATTTAATAGGTGCTGAAGTAAAGTATACGATTGTTTGTTGCTAGTTTAAATTGATATTGTGATATTATGGTCAGTATTGTGATGTTTGTGTATTATTTTGTATTTTAACTACTTTTTAATATTAATATTTTTTCTTTTTTTTAATATGTGATATATATATAATTTATATTATAAAAATATAAATTAAGAACGGAGGTTTAAATGAAAAAACCATTAGGTTTGTTAATAATAATTAATTTATTTATGGGGTGTGATAGTAACAGTATTCTTGGTTTAGGCAAATTGATAGATAAACATAAGGATACTGGTAGTAATATACTTGGATTAGATAAATTATCAGATGAGAGTAAGGATGCTTTATTAGATTCAGCATTAACAATTGGGCAAGAAATGGTACAAGTTGGGAAAGAGATAGGTCCTAGAGTAGTAAATATGGGAGAAGAAGTAGTATCAGGAACATTAGAATTAGGACAAGATATACTAGAAATAGGACAGAAGGCAGGAGAGATGATAATACCGGGAGTATTACAAGCAGGTCAAGTAATATTGCCAGGAGCAATACAAGCAGGTCAATTGATATTATCAGAAGTATTTGAAACAGGAAAAATTGTAGTTCCAGAATTATTGGAAACAGGAAAAGTGATAGGACAAGGTTTTCAGGATATTTTTTGGTTTGTTGGGAATGTTGTTGGTGATATGTTAGAAGATTTGCTTGTTAAGGCAGATATTAAGTCTACTGATAAGAGAAATAAGATCAAAGAACACTTTGAAAAAGTGAAAACTCAATTAGAAGCTATTAAAAAAAGTAAATTAGGTGATTCATCAGAAGTTCTTAGCAAATTAATTACTGCTGTAGAGAAATTAGCTAATGCTGTTGGTGGTGATGACATTGGTATTGGAGAAGTAAGCAATAGTGCTACTTGGTCTTCTATCATGTCTAATAAAGAAAGCGTTCAATCTATCATTGATGGGATTAAAGAGATAGTTGAGCTTGCTGAAAAGTCAGGTATAACTGTTGAATCAGGAAATGCTGGTGATTTTGTTGCTGCTTCTGCTCAAACCGCTGCTCCTGCTGCTCTTAATGGTGGTCATGCTGGTGCTAAACCAGGAGCTGGTATTAAACTTGCTGAAGAAGTGTCTAAAGCAGATCCATGGGCTATTATTGATAAGATAAGAAAATCTAAGGTTTCAACAGAAACAGGTTATATGAGTGGTAATAAGAAGGCTGGAGAATTAATTACTGGCAAGACTAGTGGTGGTATTGGTGTTGGGGCAGAGACTAATGCAGACTTTGCAGCTGCTGTTGCATTAAAAGCAATGAGTAAAGATGGCAAATTTGCTGTTTATGCTAAGGATGCTAGTAGTAACGATGCTAATAAAGTTAAAGAAGCCGCAACTGAGGCTGTTAACAAAGTATTGGATACACTTGGTTTAATTATTAGACGGACAGTTAGAATGGAGATTGGTAAGGGTAACAAAAAAGTAATTGATCAGAAATCTTAATTTACTTTATTTAAAGTTCAATACTTGCTATTAAATTTAAATCATTATTAGCAAGTATTGTGTAATATAAATTCATTTGGATGTACATATGTAGAGGAGAAAGTGTTGCAAGTAATAATGCCTTTTCTATGTGGTGCTATCCATTTCAAATATTAAATGGTGTTTTTATAGAATTAATTTTTTAAAAAATGTGAAACCTGTAAATGTCATTTAAATAGGGTTATTGGGAATATAAATAAGATAGTCTAAAATATTTTTTTACAGTATTTTTTGAAAATATCTTGGTTCATTTATTCTTATTTATTGTGTATTTATTTATTTTATTCATTAATTATTTATTCGATTTGTTTTGGGTGTCTTTTTAAAGATAAGATAGAATAAAAAAAGAATAAGTATATAATAAAAGATGTTAAAAATGGGGAGAGAGAGTAATCGATAGAGAGGAAAATAGAGAGAAGAGTAAAAGGGTTATTTTTCTTGATGGTGGTGGTGATGAGATGTAATAGTGGAGGAGTAAGTGGAGAAGTGAAAGATCCAGAGAAAGTGTTTTTGAATAATATGGTAAATTTGGGGGAAAGGATTTTTAGATGTATTTGTGAGTTTTGGGGATATGATTACAGGGACGTTGGGGATAAAGGCGGAAACAAAGAATAGAGTGAGACAGGTGGGTATTTTAGCAAGATAGCAGAGACAATGAAAGGAGTTAGAGAGAAATTAGGGAAAATTTTAGAAGAGAATGGGAATTATGAGAAGGTGAAAGAGAAGGTAGAGGAATTTATTGGGGAGGTAGTTAAGATTGAAGTAGGAGCCAAGTAAGCATCAGGGGGGGTGCTATTGGTGATGTAATAGGGAATGCTAAGAAAGGTGAAGATGCGAGTCCTGGAGAAGCAGGAAGTGTTAATAAATTAGTAAAAGGAATTAGAGAAATAGTTGAGGTGGTTTTAAAGAAGGGAGAAGGAGATCCAAATGCTACTAAAACTGGAGAGACAGAGCAAAAATCAGTTGGTAATTTGCTTGCTACACAGAATGATGTCACAGAACAACAAGCTGCAGCAGCAAGTGCATCAATAGGAGCAATAAGTGGAGCTGATATCTTGCAGGCTATATCACATTCTGAAGATGTTAGCATTAGTAAAGATATTAATATTGTGATTAATGCAGCAGAGATTGGAGTTGCCAAAAAGGACTCTGGTACTAAGACTCTTGATCAAGCAAAGAAAGATGCAGTAATAGCAGGAGGGATAGGGATTAATTAGGTAAATAATTAGTTAAGAGGGCTTATTTTAGCTCTCTTTTTTTATTTGCAGTATTGTATATAGTTTGATGAATTGTGTTTCATATAAATCATCATTTATTGACTTTTTTGTTTGTTTTCTAAGATAAGCTAGAAAAAAATAAAAAATAAGGAGGCGAAAAGGATGAATATAGAGAAAAAAGGAGAGGGGAAAGTAAGAGTAGTAATAATGATGGTGATGATGATGGTGATGATGATGGGATGTAATAGTGGAGGAGTAGGAGGAGTAGGGGGGAAGGTAGACTTAGCAAAGAAGAATAGTTTTTTAGAGTCATTAGTAAAGATAGGAGAGGGGTTTCAGGAGATTTTTGTTGGGTTTGGCAGTGCTTTTGGAGATGTATTAGGATTTAGTGTAGTTAAATCGGGGGATAAGAGAAGTGAAGTAGGAAAACATTTTGAGAAGGTAAAAAAAGGATTAGAAGATACTAATAATAAATTAAAAGAGCTATCAGGTGATATTTTGGGGACAAAGAATGCTGATGGTAGTACAATTGCAATTGTTAAGAGTGTAATTAAAGGAGCAAATGATGTTTTTGAGCAATTAATTGGTGCTGTAACTAAACTTTCTGGTGTAACTAATGCCAATGTTGATATTGGTGATGCTAGTAGTGCTGGTGGTGCAGTTGGAGCTAATAGGGATAGCGTTAATACAGTAATTGAAGGTGTAAAGGCAATTATTGGTGTAGCAGAGAAACTTGATATTAAAATTGAGAAGGGAACCTCGGGTGGTGAAGTGGCTAATGCTAATGGACTTAAGTTATTAGCTCACAATGCTCAAGTTGATCAGGGGGCTGCTCCTAAACTTGCTGAAGAAGTATCAAAGGCAGATGCATGGGCAGTGATTGATAAGATTAAAAATGCTACTACTGTTGGTACTGCTACTATTGCTAATGCAGAAGCTGGAGCACTTGCTCTTGGTGGTGGTAATACTCAAAATGATAATGGTACTGCAAAAACCAATGCTGACTTGGCGGCAGCAGTAGCTCTTAAGGCTATGACTAAGGATGGTAAGTTTACTCAACCTCAAGCTAATGAAGTTGGAGCAGTAAAAGCAGCAGCGGTAAGTGCAGTAAATAAGGTATTAGAGATATTGGATATAATAATTAAGAAAACGGTAAGTAGCAATTTAGATAAAGTAAAAGAAGCAGTTAAGGGAATAAAATACTCCGAGAGTAGTGTAACTGAGACTAGTCAATCTGATACTTCTCAGACTACAAATAAACAGTAATTAATAAATTATGTAACTGTTAACACTTCTCTGTAATCCAGAGAGGTGTTATTTTTGTTACTCGATG
This sequence is a window from Borrelia duttonii Ly. Protein-coding genes within it:
- a CDS encoding ThiF family adenylyltransferase, producing MIYIKNPTSFFNKSTLGNLVNLGQFQIEVDDNLFEKLLDIVIFAQEKKTYEELISFASENHIDNKIIKLALDNKILIPFYTHTHAQNNIYLKNKYFLDLLLTNPENFNLEKKHIIIIGCGGIGNFMTYSLSTLGLGFITFIDEDKIEESNLNRQFLFDYDFIGANKVDIIEKKIRSINKTIKTQKYKQKVSTKLLKSILCNSKIKPSLIVLSADDDYCLPLINKFCIEHSVPFINIGYLNDFSVIGPFYIPNISSCSYCTDIGVVKMSSSSIIEDKITLANKDYQAPSFFTNNAIASSMAIIDIIFYFGGEYKNINSLNKRIGISNHDFSLHSINIEKNKFCKCNKNL
- a CDS encoding variable large family protein, with product MNIEKKGEGKVRVVIMMVMMMVMMMGCNSGGVGGVGGKVDLAKKNSFLESLVKIGEGFQEIFVGFGSAFGDVLGFSVVKSGDKRSEVGKHFEKVKKGLEDTNNKLKELSGDILGTKNADGSTIAIVKSVIKGANDVFEQLIGAVTKLSGVTNANVDIGDASSAGGAVGANRDSVNTVIEGVKAIIGVAEKLDIKIEKGTSGGEVANANGLKLLAHNAQVDQGAAPKLAEEVSKADAWAVIDKIKNATTVGTATIANAEAGALALGGGNTQNDNGTAKTNADLAAAVALKAMTKDGKFTQPQANEVGAVKAAAVSAVNKVLEILDIIIKKTVSSNLDKVKEAVKGIKYSESSVTETSQSDTSQTTNKQ
- a CDS encoding chromosome replication/partitioning protein, translating into MNIKITKRVIEDENHPLNDIANENKILEYYNYLKERLVFNFQKEILNKIESMKILKEIKDNEYYKLDGYKNFEEFTRHYRIAKTQAYEYLKIANAIQEGLVEEKDIIENGIHDIILSLRNKAGFNTKKSKQNVIKPLKFQLKRQESYDFYKKNPKFTSFILDEIFFNRKNLLGKLQTKFKNLKNSN
- a CDS encoding ParA family protein, which gives rise to MARKKPKVITIASIKGGVGKSTSALLVATILSQKHKVLLIDMDTQASVTSYFYEKLENQNLNLVSKNIYEVLIDKININSTIVKIDNNLSLLPSYLNLHFFHNDNIAFKELRFKQSLKLLYDIYDYIIIDTSPSLDIILTNALVVSDYIIVPMTAERWAFESLEILEFFLRKLKFDIPIFVLVTRFKKNNTRKNLLSMIKEKFNFLGVVSEREDLNKRIAQNDMFDLDKDYIKEYQTAIYEFFRNTEKTNREN
- a CDS encoding variable large family protein → MKKPLGLLIIINLFMGCDSNSILGLGKLIDKHKDTGSNILGLDKLSDESKDALLDSALTIGQEMVQVGKEIGPRVVNMGEEVVSGTLELGQDILEIGQKAGEMIIPGVLQAGQVILPGAIQAGQLILSEVFETGKIVVPELLETGKVIGQGFQDIFWFVGNVVGDMLEDLLVKADIKSTDKRNKIKEHFEKVKTQLEAIKKSKLGDSSEVLSKLITAVEKLANAVGGDDIGIGEVSNSATWSSIMSNKESVQSIIDGIKEIVELAEKSGITVESGNAGDFVAASAQTAAPAALNGGHAGAKPGAGIKLAEEVSKADPWAIIDKIRKSKVSTETGYMSGNKKAGELITGKTSGGIGVGAETNADFAAAVALKAMSKDGKFAVYAKDASSNDANKVKEAATEAVNKVLDTLGLIIRRTVRMEIGKGNKKVIDQKS
- a CDS encoding MFS transporter encodes the protein MIEDKHQRYYFYSLFLSEFARTLPHAVLTIILINKGLKLRDIAIVQMFYMLAIIFFELPSGIISDIFDRKIVYLSSIFLSMFAYFIIFKTSSFIMLCIAWFIYGVSSAVNTGTIDISFTHIYQNNSKKLKAFISSMKIILSTGAIVGGYSGSILFLYIDKKIYIISLFLYLVSSLITIFFISNDKNTDYNKEDISLYLKHFKKNIIILLRSKIFIELLILISSIQFFFQPFYLYWQAIFIDKNVPISIFGIIYILLRFSNIVGAWIFKKIRHSRYDSYVILSIIFLLSILTKIISYTYMFVTIITLLVILVSLYSNNLEFFLRKNIDSKILGTITSINSTISRLFSFLVLIACSVLASLISIINTFILLILIFCILSIIVIHKFMDNKKEYTE
- a CDS encoding plasmid maintenance protein, which translates into the protein MLRFVLFLCFLYIFLYEFIVDHYYILYKTHFIIENDTYNDFRNIMNKLQKSAQCNKKTQKTTHSPYYFIN